In the genome of Fusobacterium necrogenes, one region contains:
- a CDS encoding cobyric acid synthase: protein MKHKNIMVVGTSSGAGKSIVVTALCKVLTKDGYRVAPFKSQNMALNSFVTKAGLEMGRAQVVQAYACGIEPEIYMNPILLKPTTNKKVQVIVNGKSIGNMSGIEYGKFKISLKPEIMKAYNYIKQNYEISVLEGAGSPVEINIKGEDIANMKMAEMADAPVILVADIDRGGVFASIYGTIMLMAPEERERVKGVIINKFRGDVNILKPGLNQIEKLTKVPIIGVIPYLDIDIEDEDTLTQKFKKYNKKRGIDISVIKLKHISNFTDIDALRMLADVNIKYITSADELGEEDIIIIPGTKNTIEDLKEIKENGIATEIVKASKAGKIIIGICGGFQMLGEKIEDRYCIEGDIKELSGLALLEVRTTIEKNKNTLQYKGKLQNCSGLLKGLDGEEIKGYEIHQGVTFGLEKKVTADDKVVAVIKGENIFGTYIHGIFDNEKVTRYILNKVREKKGLTIQKQGMTFAEYRKKELDKLEKIFRENIDMEKIYKILRG, encoded by the coding sequence ATGAAGCATAAAAACATAATGGTGGTAGGAACTTCTTCAGGTGCTGGAAAAAGCATAGTTGTAACTGCACTTTGTAAAGTTTTGACAAAGGATGGATATAGGGTGGCTCCTTTCAAATCTCAAAATATGGCATTAAATTCTTTTGTAACCAAAGCTGGATTAGAGATGGGAAGAGCTCAAGTGGTACAAGCGTATGCCTGTGGAATAGAACCGGAGATATATATGAATCCTATCCTCTTAAAACCTACTACAAATAAAAAGGTTCAGGTTATTGTCAATGGGAAATCTATTGGAAACATGAGTGGGATTGAGTATGGAAAATTTAAAATCTCTCTCAAGCCTGAAATAATGAAAGCCTATAATTATATCAAGCAAAATTATGAGATATCTGTATTAGAAGGAGCTGGAAGTCCTGTTGAAATAAATATCAAAGGTGAAGATATTGCTAATATGAAGATGGCAGAGATGGCTGATGCTCCAGTGATACTTGTAGCTGATATAGATAGAGGAGGAGTTTTTGCTTCTATATATGGAACTATCATGCTTATGGCTCCAGAGGAGAGAGAAAGAGTAAAAGGAGTAATTATAAATAAGTTTAGAGGAGATGTAAATATATTAAAACCTGGTTTGAATCAGATAGAAAAGTTGACAAAAGTTCCGATAATAGGTGTTATTCCTTATTTAGATATAGATATAGAAGATGAGGATACCCTTACTCAAAAATTTAAAAAATATAATAAAAAAAGAGGAATAGATATCTCTGTAATTAAGTTAAAGCATATATCTAACTTTACAGATATAGATGCATTAAGAATGCTAGCTGATGTGAATATAAAATATATTACTTCTGCTGATGAGTTAGGAGAAGAAGATATTATAATTATCCCAGGAACTAAAAATACTATTGAAGATTTAAAAGAAATAAAAGAAAATGGGATAGCTACAGAAATTGTGAAAGCTTCTAAAGCTGGAAAAATTATAATAGGCATATGTGGTGGGTTCCAAATGTTGGGAGAAAAAATAGAAGACAGATATTGTATAGAAGGAGATATAAAAGAGCTTTCTGGACTTGCACTATTAGAAGTGAGAACAACTATAGAAAAAAATAAAAATACCCTACAATACAAAGGAAAACTTCAAAATTGTTCTGGATTACTAAAAGGACTAGATGGTGAGGAGATAAAAGGTTATGAAATCCATCAAGGAGTTACTTTTGGGCTAGAAAAAAAAGTTACTGCTGATGATAAAGTTGTAGCTGTTATCAAGGGAGAAAATATTTTTGGTACATATATACATGGGATATTTGATAACGAAAAAGTAACAAGATATATACTTAATAAAGTTAGAGAGAAAAAAGGTTTGACTATTCAAAAGCAGGGAATGACATTTGCTGAGTATCGAAAAAAAGAGTTAGATAAGCTTGAAAAAATTTTTAGAGAAAATATAGATATGGAAAAGATTTATAAAATATTGAGGGGCTGA
- a CDS encoding Gfo/Idh/MocA family protein, with the protein MMRFAIIGTSSISEKFIDALKSTKSCEAYALLSRDKNKGKRFVEKFEIEKLYTNIEEMLKDKDIQAVYIASPNGKHFEQAKLSLEAGKNVICEKPIVPTVKEFDILKEIAIKNKVVLMEAMRPTTNPNFKLIKENLYKIGAIRQVMLKYCQYSSKYDLLKVGEVRNIFDKNMSGGALYDIGVYPLYFTLAMFGEPKEYIGSNYLLSSGVDGCGTILLKYSDKIGVISYSKITDEKTPSEIIGEDGSIVINKVSAVKGITIKYRDGREEKIEIDTYENDMRYEIEEFVKIIEEGKVESTLNSFTTSRKCVEIMETLANR; encoded by the coding sequence ATGATGAGATTTGCAATAATAGGGACAAGTAGTATAAGTGAAAAATTCATAGATGCATTAAAGAGTACAAAAAGTTGTGAAGCTTATGCCCTTCTTTCAAGAGATAAAAACAAAGGAAAGAGATTTGTTGAAAAATTTGAAATAGAAAAATTATATACTAATATAGAGGAGATGTTAAAAGATAAGGATATACAGGCTGTATATATAGCTTCTCCTAATGGAAAACATTTTGAACAAGCAAAACTTTCATTGGAAGCGGGGAAAAATGTAATTTGTGAAAAACCAATAGTTCCAACAGTAAAAGAATTTGATATATTAAAAGAGATAGCTATAAAAAATAAAGTGGTACTTATGGAAGCAATGCGTCCTACTACTAATCCAAATTTCAAATTAATAAAAGAAAACTTATATAAAATAGGGGCAATAAGGCAAGTGATGTTAAAATATTGTCAATATTCATCAAAATATGATTTATTGAAAGTTGGAGAAGTTAGAAATATTTTTGATAAAAATATGTCTGGAGGAGCACTATATGATATAGGAGTCTATCCATTATATTTTACTTTAGCTATGTTTGGAGAGCCAAAAGAGTATATTGGAAGTAATTATCTATTAAGTAGTGGTGTAGATGGTTGTGGAACAATTCTTTTAAAATATTCAGACAAGATAGGAGTAATATCTTATTCAAAAATTACAGATGAAAAAACTCCATCAGAGATAATAGGAGAAGATGGTTCTATTGTTATAAATAAGGTCTCTGCTGTAAAAGGAATAACAATTAAGTATAGAGATGGTAGAGAGGAAAAAATAGAAATAGATACCTATGAAAATGATATGAGATACGAAATAGAGGAGTTTGTAAAAATTATAGAAGAGGGAAAAGTAGAATCAACTTTAAATAGCTTTACTACTTCAAGAAAATGTGTGGAGATAATGGAAACTCTTGCTAATAGATAA
- the cbiD gene encoding cobalt-precorrin-5B (C(1))-methyltransferase CbiD → MSDNLKCGYTTGTCSAVGIKAGLEALINKNYLEQLEFKTLNGEKIVVPIYKIKVRKNSVSVAVTKYAGDDPDVTNGINICTKIKLVDKLPDIENGIYFKNFALVGGKGVGKVTKLGLQVDIGKPAINPGPQKMIEEVADKFLEENEKKAIITIYVPEGREKAKKTFNPKLGIVGGISILGSTGIVKPMSEEALKDSMFVELKVLRMAKDRNWCIFTFGNYSKNYCEKLGLDLEQTIVISNYVGFMVDSAVKLGFRKILLLGHIGKAIKIAGGIFNTHSRVADARVEIMGANAFLCGESPENIHKIMESNTVEEACDYIEKKEFFPFIANKVKKRVEEYSRGELECEVLLFSFKGDTLGYSERFYQMAGELAEKN, encoded by the coding sequence ATGTCTGATAATTTGAAGTGTGGATACACTACTGGAACTTGTTCTGCTGTAGGTATAAAAGCAGGATTAGAGGCTCTAATAAATAAGAATTACTTAGAACAACTTGAATTTAAAACACTTAATGGAGAAAAAATAGTTGTACCTATATATAAGATAAAGGTAAGAAAAAACTCTGTAAGTGTGGCTGTTACTAAATATGCTGGAGATGACCCAGATGTAACTAATGGAATAAATATATGTACTAAGATAAAATTAGTAGATAAATTACCAGATATAGAAAATGGAATCTATTTTAAGAATTTTGCCTTAGTTGGAGGAAAAGGAGTAGGGAAAGTTACCAAGCTTGGATTGCAAGTAGATATAGGAAAACCAGCTATCAATCCTGGTCCTCAAAAGATGATAGAAGAGGTAGCAGATAAATTTTTAGAGGAAAATGAGAAAAAGGCTATAATTACCATATATGTTCCTGAGGGAAGAGAGAAGGCTAAAAAAACTTTTAATCCAAAGCTTGGGATAGTAGGTGGAATATCAATTCTTGGTTCTACTGGAATAGTAAAACCTATGAGTGAGGAAGCTCTAAAAGATTCTATGTTTGTGGAACTTAAAGTATTGAGAATGGCAAAAGATAGGAATTGGTGTATATTTACCTTTGGAAATTATAGTAAAAACTATTGTGAAAAGTTGGGACTTGATTTGGAGCAAACAATAGTCATAAGTAACTATGTAGGATTTATGGTAGACTCTGCTGTAAAGCTTGGATTTAGAAAAATTCTACTTCTTGGACATATAGGAAAGGCTATAAAAATAGCTGGAGGAATATTTAATACCCACAGTAGAGTGGCTGATGCTCGTGTGGAGATAATGGGAGCTAATGCTTTTTTATGTGGAGAGAGCCCAGAAAATATTCATAAGATAATGGAGTCTAATACTGTGGAAGAAGCTTGTGATTATATAGAGAAAAAAGAGTTTTTCCCATTTATAGCTAATAAGGTAAAAAAAAGAGTAGAGGAGTATTCAAGAGGAGAGTTAGAATGTGAGGTTTTACTTTTCTCTTTTAAGGGAGATACTCTTGGATATAGTGAGAGATTTTATCAGATGGCAGGTGAGTTAGCTGAAAAAAATTGA
- the cobD gene encoding threonine-phosphate decarboxylase CobD, which produces MDLHGGNTYKLKREGRGEVLDYSSNINPLGVPKKFKQKAIENFDLLERYTDPDYVELRESIGKFNNMEIENIVVGNGATEVLFLYVKALKPRKAMVVAPAFAEYRRALEAIDCEIVYYPLLPNKKFLMDTDEFLKSIPDCDLVIICNPNNPTGSFIPLKEIAKVNRNLKERGIKLFIDEAFIEFMKDWREFSAVNLKDENIFVMRSMTKFFAIPGLRLGYGLTCNQEIIEKMKNYKEPWTVNTFADMAGKIILTDNEYIEATEKWIEEEKIWFYDKALKIAGLTPYRTNTNFMLMRVENKTASEVKEKMIERGILIRDASNFVGLDNHYIRIAIKTRDENKKVLNTLAEILK; this is translated from the coding sequence ATGGATTTACATGGTGGAAATACATATAAACTAAAAAGAGAAGGAAGAGGGGAGGTATTGGACTATAGTTCAAATATAAATCCTTTAGGAGTACCAAAAAAATTTAAGCAAAAGGCTATAGAAAATTTTGATCTTTTAGAAAGATATACAGATCCTGATTATGTAGAGTTAAGAGAGAGTATAGGTAAATTTAATAATATGGAAATAGAAAATATAGTTGTGGGAAATGGAGCAACTGAAGTTCTTTTCCTATATGTAAAGGCTTTGAAACCTAGAAAAGCTATGGTAGTAGCACCAGCTTTTGCAGAGTATAGAAGAGCTTTAGAAGCTATAGATTGTGAGATAGTTTATTATCCACTTCTTCCAAACAAAAAATTTTTAATGGATACAGATGAGTTTTTAAAATCTATTCCAGATTGTGATCTTGTGATAATATGTAATCCTAATAATCCTACTGGCTCATTTATTCCATTAAAAGAGATAGCTAAAGTAAATAGAAATTTAAAAGAAAGAGGAATCAAACTTTTTATAGATGAAGCTTTTATAGAGTTTATGAAAGATTGGAGAGAGTTTTCTGCTGTTAATTTAAAAGATGAAAATATTTTTGTAATGAGATCGATGACAAAATTTTTTGCTATTCCTGGTCTGAGATTAGGTTATGGTCTTACTTGTAACCAAGAGATTATAGAAAAAATGAAAAATTATAAAGAACCATGGACTGTAAATACTTTTGCTGATATGGCAGGAAAAATAATACTTACAGATAATGAATATATAGAAGCTACTGAGAAGTGGATTGAAGAAGAAAAAATTTGGTTTTATGATAAAGCTTTAAAAATAGCTGGTTTGACACCATATAGGACAAATACTAATTTTATGTTAATGAGAGTTGAAAATAAAACAGCTTCTGAAGTAAAGGAAAAGATGATAGAAAGAGGTATACTTATAAGAGATGCGTCTAATTTTGTAGGTCTAGATAATCATTATATAAGAATTGCTATAAAAACTAGAGATGAAAATAAAAAAGTTTTAAATACTTTGGCTGAGATACTAAAATGA
- a CDS encoding cobyrinate a,c-diamide synthase, whose protein sequence is MKGFMIAGVNSGIGKTTVSMGLMSLFENVSPFKVGPDYIDTTFHEFVTGNKSYNLDLFMMGEEGLKYSFYKHHKNISIVEGVMGLYDGINHSLDNNSSAHLSRILDLPVILIVNGGGKSTSIAAEVLGYKKLDQRVNIAGVIINRTTETMYKYYKEAIETYVGVECIGYLPKDQNFEIKSRYLGLLQAMEINNLKEKIEILKEVLKKTIDIKRLLEIAELGDREKIENPFQNLKSKYKGVKVAIAQDEAFSFYYNDNLELMKDLGMNLLPFSPIRDKKISEVDLLYFGGGYPENYAKELSSNKTMIESIREYQSKGGKIYGECGGFMYLTSGIKLLDGKYFPMCDIIKCSVEMRDKLDISRFGYISLYDKEKILGRGHEFHYSKIYDIKDDSREYRAVKPNGKEWACVFKEKNCRAGYPHIHFFKSLDYLEKIVKE, encoded by the coding sequence ATGAAAGGATTTATGATAGCTGGAGTGAACAGTGGCATTGGAAAAACTACTGTTTCAATGGGACTTATGTCATTATTTGAGAATGTATCACCTTTCAAAGTTGGACCAGATTATATAGATACCACCTTTCATGAATTTGTGACAGGAAATAAAAGTTATAATTTAGATTTATTTATGATGGGAGAAGAAGGCTTAAAATACTCTTTTTATAAACATCATAAAAATATCTCTATAGTTGAGGGAGTAATGGGACTATATGATGGAATAAATCATAGTTTAGATAATAATAGTTCTGCACATCTGTCAAGAATTTTAGATTTACCAGTTATTCTTATTGTTAATGGTGGTGGAAAAAGTACTAGTATAGCTGCAGAAGTTCTTGGCTATAAAAAATTAGATCAGAGAGTAAATATAGCTGGTGTAATAATTAATAGAACAACAGAAACTATGTATAAGTATTATAAAGAGGCAATTGAAACATATGTTGGTGTAGAGTGTATAGGTTATCTTCCAAAAGATCAAAATTTTGAGATAAAAAGTAGATACCTTGGACTTTTACAAGCAATGGAAATAAATAATTTAAAAGAAAAAATAGAAATATTAAAGGAAGTGTTGAAAAAAACTATTGACATAAAAAGATTACTTGAAATCGCAGAACTTGGAGATAGAGAAAAAATAGAAAATCCTTTTCAAAATTTGAAAAGTAAATATAAGGGAGTAAAGGTTGCAATAGCCCAAGATGAAGCTTTTAGTTTTTATTATAATGATAATCTCGAGCTTATGAAAGATTTGGGAATGAACCTACTCCCTTTTTCTCCTATTAGAGATAAAAAAATATCAGAAGTAGATTTACTATATTTTGGAGGAGGTTATCCAGAAAATTATGCTAAGGAGCTTTCTAGTAATAAAACTATGATAGAAAGTATAAGAGAGTATCAAAGTAAAGGTGGAAAAATTTATGGAGAGTGTGGAGGATTTATGTACCTTACTTCTGGAATAAAATTACTAGATGGAAAATATTTCCCTATGTGTGATATTATAAAATGTAGTGTAGAAATGAGAGATAAATTAGATATTTCTAGATTTGGTTATATATCTCTTTATGACAAAGAAAAAATTTTAGGAAGAGGACACGAATTTCACTACTCTAAAATATACGATATAAAAGATGATAGTAGAGAGTATAGGGCTGTAAAACCTAATGGTAAAGAGTGGGCTTGTGTCTTTAAAGAAAAAAATTGTAGAGCTGGTTATCCACATATACATTTTTTTAAAAGTTTAGATTACTTAGAGAAGATAGTAAAGGAGTAA
- a CDS encoding precorrin-8X methylmutase — protein MSAYIKVPQDIEKRSFEIIGEELGEKREKFDEKTLPIVKRVIHTTADFEYADLIEFQNGAVDSAMEALKSGCKIYCDTNMIVNGLSKLVLGKFKSSAYCLVSDEQVVKEAKKREVTRSIVGMEKAGKDRDTKIFLIGNAPTALYQLKEMIERGEIEKPALVVGVPVGFVGAAESKEAFKELGLPYITINGRKGGSTVAVSILHGILYQMYKREGF, from the coding sequence ATGAGTGCATATATAAAGGTTCCTCAAGATATTGAAAAAAGAAGTTTTGAGATAATAGGAGAGGAATTGGGAGAAAAGAGAGAGAAGTTTGATGAGAAAACTCTCCCAATAGTAAAAAGAGTGATACATACAACTGCAGATTTTGAGTATGCTGATTTGATAGAGTTTCAAAATGGGGCTGTGGACAGTGCTATGGAAGCTTTAAAGAGTGGTTGTAAAATTTACTGTGATACCAATATGATAGTAAATGGCCTTAGTAAACTAGTTTTAGGAAAATTTAAGTCTTCAGCTTATTGTTTAGTATCTGATGAACAAGTTGTAAAAGAGGCTAAAAAGAGAGAGGTTACTCGCTCAATAGTAGGAATGGAAAAAGCTGGAAAAGATAGAGATACAAAAATATTTTTAATAGGGAATGCCCCAACAGCTCTATATCAACTAAAAGAGATGATAGAGAGAGGAGAGATTGAAAAGCCTGCTCTAGTAGTTGGAGTTCCAGTTGGATTTGTAGGGGCAGCTGAATCAAAAGAGGCATTTAAGGAGTTAGGACTTCCATATATTACTATAAATGGAAGAAAAGGGGGAAGTACAGTAGCTGTATCTATTCTTCACGGAATACTTTATCAGATGTATAAAAGAGAGGGGTTTTAA
- a CDS encoding ATP-dependent helicase: MWEVLKKLVKEEKREDKGIKIRERKVEKSDEETLLRKSIRDLERREVESVDTSLLSKSYKIDYSSLLNEEQKKALLSTEGQYLVIAGAGSGKTRTIVYRTAWLIENGVPEEKILMVTFTRKASEEMKERLKNILNVEELKAVVTTFHSFCARLIFKYKALFEVGNIDIMEEGEREKILLKILERFELSKKYKEKFYDVEELSNRLEKLKNRRLKLEDIFPKEYIDDIIKIKSEYKKYKKIKNLYEYDDLIEIVIKKFKENREFLKIIRDKIDYLVVDEYQDSNLAQRELLKLLIGEDKNLMVVGDDYQSIYGFRGADFTNILKFGEDFPKAKLIKLEKNYRSSEEIIAYTERISNNFKIKYSKKICGTKRKGERVHINSFKDEEQEGRYICEKILTYRESFPFEEMAILFRNKYTVRVLEKLLIEYEIPYYKKDTEKKKGVALYSLHASKGLEWEIVFIPTLLDGVFPSSIEFENFEEEKRVYYVGCSRAKNYLYLSYPKFHYEKLGYFDKKSRFLDY; this comes from the coding sequence ATGTGGGAAGTATTAAAAAAATTAGTAAAGGAAGAGAAGAGAGAAGATAAAGGAATAAAAATTAGAGAGAGAAAAGTAGAAAAATCAGATGAGGAAACTTTATTGAGAAAGAGCATAAGAGATTTGGAGAGGAGAGAGGTAGAGAGTGTAGATACCTCTCTTTTATCTAAAAGTTATAAAATAGATTACTCCTCTCTACTCAATGAGGAACAGAAAAAAGCACTGCTTTCAACAGAGGGACAATACTTAGTAATAGCTGGGGCAGGTTCTGGAAAAACTAGGACAATAGTATATAGAACAGCTTGGTTGATTGAAAATGGAGTACCAGAGGAAAAAATTTTGATGGTAACATTTACTAGAAAAGCTAGTGAAGAGATGAAAGAGAGATTAAAAAATATTTTAAATGTAGAAGAGTTAAAAGCAGTAGTAACTACATTTCATTCTTTTTGTGCGAGACTTATTTTTAAATATAAAGCTCTTTTTGAAGTAGGAAATATAGATATAATGGAAGAGGGGGAAAGAGAAAAGATTCTCTTAAAAATATTAGAGAGGTTTGAACTTAGTAAAAAATATAAAGAAAAATTTTATGATGTAGAAGAGTTATCAAATAGATTAGAAAAATTAAAAAATAGAAGATTAAAATTAGAAGATATTTTTCCTAAAGAGTATATAGATGATATTATAAAAATTAAGTCCGAGTATAAAAAATATAAAAAAATAAAAAATCTCTATGAATATGATGATCTGATTGAGATTGTTATAAAAAAATTTAAAGAGAATAGGGAGTTTTTAAAAATTATAAGAGATAAGATAGATTATCTTGTAGTAGATGAGTATCAAGATAGTAACTTAGCTCAAAGAGAGTTGCTTAAACTCCTTATAGGAGAAGATAAAAATCTTATGGTAGTAGGAGATGACTATCAAAGTATATATGGATTTAGAGGAGCAGACTTCACTAATATTTTAAAATTTGGAGAAGATTTCCCAAAGGCAAAATTGATTAAGCTAGAGAAAAATTATAGAAGTAGTGAGGAGATAATCGCATATACTGAAAGAATTTCTAATAATTTTAAGATTAAATATAGTAAAAAAATTTGTGGAACAAAAAGAAAAGGTGAGAGGGTACACATCAACTCTTTTAAAGATGAGGAACAAGAAGGAAGATATATTTGTGAAAAGATTTTGACTTATAGAGAAAGCTTTCCTTTTGAGGAAATGGCTATACTATTTAGAAATAAATATACAGTAAGAGTGTTGGAAAAATTATTAATAGAGTATGAAATACCATATTATAAAAAAGATACGGAGAAGAAAAAAGGAGTAGCTCTTTATTCCCTACATGCTTCTAAAGGATTAGAATGGGAAATAGTTTTTATACCTACACTTTTAGATGGTGTATTTCCTAGTAGTATTGAATTTGAAAATTTTGAAGAAGAGAAAAGAGTTTACTATGTAGGGTGTAGTAGGGCTAAAAATTATCTTTACTTAAGTTATCCAAAATTTCATTATGAAAAACTCGGCTATTTTGACAAAAAGTCTAGGTTTTTAGACTATTAG
- a CDS encoding ABC transporter permease, translated as MLKRKILGKFLLNLCYGILWLVPIYFFIRDFFDLSSLELLKENYIQEITIFSIKQAFYSSVIALLVGIIPAYYSAYSRDILSKFIGSLVFIPFFFPVISIVTIFSLIFNLPIVKELNILYTLKGIIMANVFYNSPIFVKYISEGLKKIPKELEESMRIDGANDFIIFIKIQFSLILPQIFRAFVLVFTYCFLGLGIILSLGGIKYSNIEVEIANTLMGGADFSKAMLLGGLQFLILLILNSFGIFVKEYEISGDQQEKKLGLIFKIYSLIYLIFQYGVVVLAFLFSFLNQFTGEFSLKAYINLFSKPFNEEFGVISAIANSFMISMIVSIITVFIIYLIIKNYSRITDIIIFSNMGISGAFLAITLYYMNILFDIPLILLLGVGYLIGAIPIGYSFMYQYIKKFPVEILEVSELDCKNFYQRFRYVEFPILKNIFISSFLQIFAVIFGEFTVVYTMQLGDIIPIASLVNYSLVSNKKYMESSAFSAIVLFIVLSAFLLGEYFKEKE; from the coding sequence ATGTTAAAAAGAAAAATATTAGGAAAGTTTTTATTAAATCTTTGTTATGGAATTTTATGGTTAGTACCAATTTACTTTTTTATAAGAGATTTTTTTGATTTGTCTAGTTTAGAGCTTTTAAAAGAAAATTATATTCAAGAAATCACTATTTTTTCTATTAAACAAGCTTTTTACTCTAGTGTAATAGCTTTATTAGTAGGAATAATTCCGGCATATTATTCAGCATATAGTAGGGATATTCTCTCAAAATTTATAGGAAGTTTAGTATTTATTCCTTTTTTCTTTCCAGTAATATCAATAGTCACTATTTTTTCCTTGATATTTAATCTTCCAATAGTAAAAGAATTAAATATCCTATATACATTAAAGGGAATAATAATGGCTAATGTTTTTTATAACTCACCTATATTTGTAAAATATATAAGTGAAGGGTTAAAAAAAATACCAAAGGAGTTAGAAGAATCTATGAGGATAGATGGAGCAAATGATTTTATTATTTTTATTAAAATTCAATTTTCTCTGATTTTACCTCAGATATTTAGAGCCTTTGTATTAGTATTTACTTATTGTTTTTTAGGATTAGGAATAATTCTTTCATTAGGTGGAATAAAGTATTCAAATATAGAGGTAGAAATAGCAAATACTTTAATGGGAGGAGCAGATTTTTCTAAGGCTATGCTTTTAGGTGGACTCCAGTTTTTAATCTTACTTATATTAAACTCTTTTGGTATATTTGTAAAGGAGTACGAGATTTCAGGTGATCAGCAGGAGAAAAAACTTGGTTTAATCTTTAAGATATATTCCTTAATTTATCTGATATTTCAATATGGAGTGGTAGTACTAGCTTTTTTATTTTCTTTTCTAAACCAATTCACTGGAGAGTTTTCATTGAAGGCCTATATTAATCTATTTTCTAAACCTTTTAATGAAGAGTTTGGTGTGATAAGTGCTATAGCTAATTCATTTATGATCTCAATGATAGTGAGTATTATAACTGTTTTCATAATATATTTAATCATAAAAAATTATAGTAGAATAACCGATATAATTATATTTTCTAATATGGGTATCTCTGGGGCTTTTCTTGCTATAACTTTGTATTATATGAATATCTTATTTGATATTCCATTAATTCTACTTTTAGGTGTGGGATATCTCATAGGTGCTATACCGATTGGATATTCCTTTATGTATCAGTATATAAAAAAATTTCCGGTAGAAATATTAGAAGTATCAGAATTAGATTGTAAAAATTTTTATCAAAGATTTAGATATGTGGAGTTTCCAATTTTAAAAAATATTTTTATCTCTTCTTTTCTTCAAATTTTTGCTGTAATATTTGGAGAGTTCACTGTGGTATATACTATGCAGTTAGGAGATATAATTCCTATTGCTTCTCTTGTAAATTATTCCTTGGTGAGCAATAAGAAATATATGGAGAGTTCTGCTTTTTCAGCTATTGTTTTATTCATAGTTTTAAGTGCTTTTTTATTAGGTGAGTATTTTAAAGAAAAAGAGTGA
- the cbiB gene encoding adenosylcobinamide-phosphate synthase CbiB, with the protein MNFLLKYSVAYIMDLIIGDPYWFPHPVRFIGKLITLLEKLLYRFSCKKITGGVLAILTIGITFLVSFYLAKLSPMLEIFFLYTTLATKSLADEGFRVCKVLVEGDMEKAKKELAYLVSRDTNNMDVTQIVRSILETISENTVDGVIAPMFFAFMGSFFNVEGISFALPFAMGYKAINTLDSMVGYKNDKYIDFGMVSAKIDDMANFIPARIAGGFIIPIGAFLLRMDYKSAWRIFFRDRLNHSSPNSGHSEAAFAGALGVQFGGRTSYFGKWYDKPTIGDKLRHFSIQDVEKGIKLLYMSSWIGLVIFVILLNLMGVMINGFTWWKYI; encoded by the coding sequence ATGAATTTCTTATTAAAATATAGTGTAGCATATATAATGGATCTAATAATAGGGGATCCATATTGGTTTCCACACCCGGTTAGATTTATAGGAAAACTTATAACTTTACTTGAAAAATTATTGTACAGATTTAGTTGTAAAAAAATTACTGGGGGAGTATTGGCTATACTGACTATTGGAATAACTTTTTTAGTATCATTTTATTTAGCTAAGTTATCACCTATGTTGGAGATATTTTTTCTATATACTACACTAGCTACTAAAAGTTTAGCAGATGAAGGATTTAGAGTTTGTAAAGTTTTAGTAGAGGGAGATATGGAAAAAGCTAAAAAAGAGTTAGCTTATTTAGTAAGTAGGGACACAAACAATATGGATGTCACTCAAATAGTAAGAAGTATATTAGAAACAATAAGTGAGAATACAGTAGATGGAGTTATTGCTCCTATGTTCTTTGCTTTTATGGGAAGCTTTTTTAATGTTGAGGGGATATCATTTGCTCTTCCATTTGCTATGGGATATAAGGCGATAAATACTCTGGATTCTATGGTGGGATATAAAAATGATAAATATATAGATTTTGGAATGGTATCTGCTAAGATAGATGATATGGCAAATTTTATTCCTGCTAGAATAGCTGGAGGGTTTATTATCCCAATAGGAGCTTTTTTACTAAGAATGGACTATAAAAGTGCTTGGAGAATATTTTTTAGAGATAGACTAAATCATTCTAGCCCAAACTCTGGACACTCTGAAGCTGCTTTTGCAGGAGCATTGGGAGTACAATTTGGTGGAAGAACTAGCTACTTTGGAAAATGGTACGACAAACCTACTATTGGAGATAAACTAAGGCATTTTTCCATTCAAGATGTAGAAAAAGGGATTAAGCTTTTGTATATGTCGTCTTGGATAGGATTAGTTATATTTGTAATTTTATTAAATTTAATGGGAGTGATGATAAATGGATTTACATGGTGGAAATACATATAA